Proteins from one Planctomyces sp. SH-PL62 genomic window:
- a CDS encoding c-type cytochrome domain-containing protein — protein MFRPCSSRRRLIATVLLLSPPLALPASAEEPTDPKPVSFMADVAPILVRNCIACHNPKKPESKYVMTSFDKLAKGGKVGEDITLEPGKPDESYLIELIRPEGDPRMPFKQDPLDAAEIALLERWVAEGAKYDGKAADEDWTFLLRRTRKVDVPDSYPVAVPITSVAFTPDNARVEAAGYHEVTAWNVADAALAGRLRELPERTYDVAFSKDGKWMATAGGDPGLYGLAKLYALEPGAEPKLVRDLAEAQDAVFAVAFTPDGSKIATAGADRILRVFDTAKGDLLFQVEDHADWILDIAFSPDGKLLATASRDKSSKVFDVEKKESLVTFPGHGQPVYGVLFAPDGKAVVSAGGDAQVRIWTIDGEAKEVRKIAGFGAAVFAIALTPDGKTLAGAGGDNKVRVYNFEDGKALRTLEGHKDWIYSTAFSPDGKLVASGSWDGEVRLWNLEDGKPLQTFLAAPGFKPPGDQAAR, from the coding sequence ATGTTCCGGCCCTGCTCGTCGCGACGACGCCTGATCGCCACGGTCCTGCTGCTTTCCCCGCCCCTCGCCCTGCCGGCCTCGGCCGAGGAGCCGACGGACCCGAAACCCGTCAGCTTCATGGCCGACGTCGCGCCCATCCTGGTGCGGAACTGCATCGCCTGCCACAACCCCAAGAAGCCCGAGAGCAAGTACGTCATGACGAGCTTCGACAAGCTCGCCAAGGGGGGAAAGGTCGGCGAGGACATCACCCTGGAGCCCGGCAAGCCCGACGAGAGCTACCTCATCGAGCTGATCCGCCCCGAGGGCGACCCGCGCATGCCGTTCAAGCAAGATCCCCTGGACGCCGCCGAGATCGCCCTGCTGGAACGCTGGGTGGCCGAGGGCGCCAAATACGACGGAAAGGCGGCCGACGAGGACTGGACGTTCCTGCTCCGCAGGACCCGGAAGGTCGACGTCCCCGACTCCTACCCCGTCGCCGTGCCGATCACGTCCGTCGCGTTCACGCCCGACAATGCCCGTGTCGAGGCCGCCGGCTACCACGAGGTGACGGCCTGGAACGTCGCCGACGCCGCGCTCGCCGGTCGGCTCCGAGAGCTTCCCGAGCGGACCTACGACGTCGCCTTCAGCAAGGACGGCAAGTGGATGGCGACCGCCGGCGGCGACCCCGGGCTCTACGGCCTGGCCAAGCTCTACGCCCTGGAGCCGGGCGCCGAGCCCAAGCTCGTCCGCGACCTGGCCGAGGCCCAGGACGCCGTGTTCGCGGTCGCGTTCACGCCCGACGGGAGCAAGATCGCCACGGCCGGCGCCGACCGCATCCTCCGCGTCTTCGACACGGCGAAAGGTGACCTGCTCTTCCAGGTCGAGGACCACGCCGACTGGATCCTCGACATCGCGTTCAGCCCCGACGGCAAGCTTCTGGCCACGGCCAGCCGCGACAAGTCGAGCAAGGTGTTCGACGTCGAGAAGAAGGAGTCACTAGTCACGTTCCCCGGCCACGGCCAGCCGGTCTACGGCGTGCTGTTCGCCCCCGACGGCAAGGCCGTCGTCTCGGCCGGCGGCGACGCCCAGGTGCGGATCTGGACCATCGACGGCGAGGCCAAGGAAGTCCGCAAGATCGCCGGCTTCGGCGCCGCCGTGTTCGCGATCGCCCTCACCCCCGACGGCAAGACCCTCGCCGGCGCCGGCGGCGATAACAAGGTTCGGGTGTACAACTTCGAAGACGGCAAGGCCCTCCGCACGCTCGAAGGCCACAAGGACTGGATCTACTCGACCGCCTTCTCCCCCGACGGCAAGCTCGTCGCCTCCGGGAGCTGGGACGGCGAAGTCCGCCTCTGGAACCTCGAAGACGGCAAGCCGCTCCAGACCTTCCTCGCCGCCCCCGGCTTCAAGCCCCCCGGCGACCAGGCGGCCCGCTGA
- the yidD gene encoding membrane protein insertion efficiency factor YidD, giving the protein MTAHRPPRSRSFASGIAALPGRLAVGLLIAAVRAYQATISPLLGNVCRFHPSCSRYMIESLRKYGLIVGLAKGLRRLSRCHPWNPGGYDPP; this is encoded by the coding sequence ATGACCGCCCACCGCCCGCCCCGCTCGCGCTCGTTCGCGTCCGGAATCGCCGCCCTCCCCGGCCGGCTGGCGGTCGGCCTGCTGATCGCCGCCGTGCGGGCCTACCAGGCGACGATCAGCCCCCTCCTGGGGAACGTCTGCCGCTTCCATCCGAGTTGCAGCCGATACATGATCGAATCCCTGCGCAAGTACGGCCTGATCGTCGGCCTCGCCAAAGGTCTCCGGCGACTGTCTCGCTGCCACCCCTGGAACCCCGGCGGCTACGATCCGCCCTGA
- a CDS encoding copper-binding protein: MTTRVGMSELGVGVRLGLMLVVFATAACSPRPADPAASSKADGSSKKTEPPTETKDYALRGEVRKVDAGARELQIRHEAIPGFMPAMTMPFKMPEGTDFDEFRAGDVVEGKLRVLSRNGETVDYDLVDLEVTKPAIGSPLLLEVTKGIPKLVAQPARLQPGDEVPDFTMTDQAGESRKLSDLRGFVVVLTFIYTRCPLPEFCPMMDRKFSELSGSISATSSRSSRVRLVSLSFDPDHDTPEVLREHARIRGAEPPVWTFATASHEELGRIAPALGLTFGPVKNEIVHNLCTAVIGPDGRLVRLEVGTKSNAWTTADLLKTISEALPAAAP, translated from the coding sequence ATGACCACGCGAGTCGGCATGTCGGAACTCGGCGTCGGCGTTCGGCTGGGCCTGATGCTCGTTGTGTTCGCGACGGCCGCATGTTCGCCCCGGCCGGCCGACCCCGCCGCGTCTTCGAAAGCCGATGGGTCGTCCAAGAAAACCGAGCCCCCGACCGAGACGAAGGATTACGCGCTCCGTGGCGAGGTCCGTAAGGTCGACGCCGGGGCTCGCGAGCTCCAGATCCGCCACGAGGCGATCCCCGGCTTCATGCCGGCCATGACGATGCCGTTCAAGATGCCCGAGGGGACCGACTTCGACGAATTCCGGGCCGGCGACGTCGTCGAGGGGAAGCTCCGGGTCCTCTCCCGCAACGGCGAGACGGTCGACTACGACCTGGTCGACCTGGAAGTCACGAAGCCGGCGATCGGCTCGCCCCTGCTGCTCGAGGTGACGAAGGGGATCCCGAAGCTCGTCGCCCAGCCCGCGCGGCTCCAACCGGGGGACGAGGTGCCCGACTTCACGATGACCGACCAGGCCGGCGAGTCGCGGAAGCTGTCCGACCTCCGTGGGTTCGTGGTCGTGCTGACCTTCATCTACACCCGCTGCCCGCTGCCGGAATTCTGCCCGATGATGGATCGCAAGTTTTCCGAACTATCCGGATCGATCTCGGCGACTTCGAGCCGGTCGTCCCGGGTGCGGCTGGTCTCGCTCTCGTTCGACCCCGACCACGACACGCCCGAAGTCTTGCGCGAACATGCGCGGATCCGGGGGGCCGAGCCGCCGGTCTGGACCTTCGCGACCGCGTCGCACGAGGAGTTGGGGCGGATCGCCCCCGCCCTGGGGCTGACCTTCGGCCCGGTCAAGAACGAAATCGTGCACAACCTCTGCACGGCCGTCATCGGGCCCGACGGCCGCCTGGTCCGGCTCGAAGTCGGGACGAAGTCCAACGCCTGGACGACCGCGGACCTCCTCAAGACGATCTCCGAAGCCCTCCCCGCCGCCGCCCCCTGA
- a CDS encoding DUF1501 domain-containing protein, translated as MSQNEPKSGRRCRGVDRREFLRAGGVGLGALTLSGTGVRLAASEGTKDRAVILLMLVGGPSQLETFDPKPDAPEEVRGPFGSIATRVPGVRVSEHLPRLAARMDRLALIRSLNHDEAPIHETGLQLLQTGRLSRTDEHPHFGATTARFLGRRRDASTPAFAAVPGPIGNTGVELPRGQTAGELGTDWEPAFLAADRPSEPLADPRLRRALSTVDEPSRRREAYGSTRFGRDCLAARRLVEAGVRVVTVNMYESVFDRVTWDCHGARPFSTLDDYRREVLPTFDRAFSALLDDLHDRGMLETTLVAAVGEFGRSPRINASGGRDHWPGVWSAVLAGGGVRGGRVIGASDVHAATPVDRPVSPQEWVATMYHALGVDPSPIAGSTDAEPIYELFS; from the coding sequence ATGAGCCAGAACGAACCGAAATCGGGGCGTCGTTGCAGGGGCGTGGACCGTCGCGAGTTCTTGCGGGCCGGGGGCGTGGGGCTGGGAGCCTTGACCCTCTCGGGGACCGGAGTGCGACTCGCGGCGAGCGAAGGGACCAAGGATCGCGCTGTGATTCTGCTGATGCTCGTCGGCGGGCCCAGCCAGCTTGAGACCTTCGACCCGAAGCCCGACGCGCCCGAGGAGGTCCGCGGGCCGTTCGGCTCGATCGCGACCCGCGTGCCGGGCGTGCGCGTCAGCGAGCATCTGCCCCGGCTCGCGGCCCGGATGGACCGTCTGGCGCTGATCCGGTCGCTCAATCACGATGAGGCGCCGATCCACGAGACGGGCCTGCAACTGCTTCAGACCGGCCGCCTGAGCCGAACCGACGAGCATCCCCACTTCGGGGCGACGACCGCGAGGTTCCTGGGCCGCCGTCGCGACGCCTCGACGCCCGCCTTCGCGGCGGTCCCCGGCCCGATCGGGAACACGGGGGTCGAACTCCCCCGCGGCCAGACGGCCGGCGAACTCGGGACCGACTGGGAGCCCGCCTTCCTCGCCGCCGACCGCCCGTCCGAGCCGCTCGCCGATCCTCGGTTGCGGCGGGCCCTGTCGACCGTCGACGAACCGTCGCGAAGGCGCGAGGCTTACGGCTCGACCCGGTTCGGCCGGGACTGCCTGGCGGCGAGGCGACTGGTCGAGGCCGGCGTGCGGGTGGTGACGGTGAACATGTACGAATCGGTGTTCGACCGCGTCACCTGGGACTGCCACGGCGCGCGGCCGTTCAGTACGCTCGACGACTATCGGCGCGAGGTCCTGCCGACGTTCGACCGGGCCTTCTCCGCACTCCTCGACGACCTGCACGATCGCGGGATGCTGGAGACGACCCTGGTGGCCGCCGTCGGCGAATTCGGCCGCTCGCCCCGGATCAACGCTTCCGGGGGACGCGACCACTGGCCCGGCGTCTGGAGCGCGGTGTTGGCCGGCGGAGGCGTGCGGGGAGGCCGCGTGATCGGCGCGAGCGACGTACACGCCGCGACGCCCGTCGACCGCCCCGTCTCGCCCCAGGAATGGGTGGCCACGATGTACCACGCGCTCGGGGTCGATCCCTCGCCGATCGCCGGTTCGACCGACGCGGAACCGATTTACGAGCTATTCTCCTGA
- a CDS encoding serine/threonine-protein kinase: MSTDHMRTEPAGDSYIDLIPTEFQLPPADDGLMTARLEPHVGAATEFSGSLAAETQDLRRRRLASAALFLAFITAGLLAWSLLAGHFGRNWGASLIRVGQFVLSSGVAAVLLSREPLSRRTVKGLEFGLFGAIALSIGAAQYLLGVEYLRQSDALGMATYLKNGVIGSIVLMLLYGALIPNDAATAAKVILSMALVPVVAFTLLLEFEHPDLVEELEAMRSSEHSGSNVVALLCGASLAIYCAHVLNGLRKDLHDARKFGQYQLGRRIGVGGMGEVFLAEHQLLKRPCALKLIKGDAGGDSLALARFEREVKSAARLSHPNTIAIYDYGRTDEGTFYYVMEYLPGMSLQDLVSQHGPVSPGRLLYLLRQVCGGLAEAHALGIIHRDLKPANIFVALRGGEADVAKILDFGLVKLTADPDAPELTTDRSVSGTPAFMAPEQATGDRPVDPRTDVYALGAIAYYALTGRPPFEGTTAMAVMIAQVRDPVVPPSQVVEGVPEDLERVILRCLAKAPDDRYANVKALARDLAACASARDWDEDQAEAWWNALSEPVAAPVIA, from the coding sequence ATGAGCACGGACCACATGCGCACGGAACCCGCCGGGGATTCCTACATCGACCTGATACCCACCGAGTTCCAGCTCCCCCCGGCCGACGACGGGCTGATGACGGCTCGCCTCGAGCCCCACGTCGGCGCGGCGACCGAGTTCTCGGGGAGCCTGGCGGCCGAGACCCAGGACCTGAGGCGGCGTCGGCTGGCGTCGGCCGCCCTGTTCCTGGCCTTCATCACGGCGGGGCTCCTGGCCTGGTCCCTCCTCGCCGGCCATTTCGGCCGGAACTGGGGGGCGAGCCTGATCCGAGTGGGGCAGTTCGTCCTCTCGTCCGGGGTGGCGGCGGTCCTCCTGAGCCGCGAGCCGCTCTCCCGGAGGACGGTCAAGGGACTCGAATTCGGCCTCTTCGGGGCCATCGCGCTCTCGATCGGGGCCGCGCAGTACCTGCTCGGCGTCGAATATCTCCGCCAGTCCGACGCGCTGGGGATGGCGACCTACCTGAAGAACGGCGTCATCGGGTCGATCGTCCTGATGCTCCTCTACGGCGCCCTGATCCCCAACGACGCGGCGACGGCCGCGAAGGTCATCCTGAGCATGGCGCTCGTCCCCGTCGTCGCCTTCACCCTCCTGCTGGAATTCGAGCATCCGGATCTGGTGGAAGAACTGGAGGCGATGCGGTCCTCGGAACATTCGGGGTCGAACGTCGTCGCCCTGCTGTGCGGGGCCTCGCTGGCGATCTACTGCGCCCACGTCCTCAACGGCCTCCGCAAGGACCTGCACGACGCGCGCAAGTTCGGGCAGTATCAGCTCGGCCGCCGGATCGGCGTCGGCGGCATGGGAGAGGTCTTCCTGGCCGAGCATCAACTCCTCAAACGGCCCTGCGCCCTGAAGCTCATCAAGGGAGACGCCGGCGGCGACTCGCTGGCCCTGGCGCGGTTCGAACGCGAGGTCAAGTCGGCGGCGAGGCTCTCGCACCCGAACACCATCGCGATCTACGACTACGGCCGGACCGACGAGGGGACGTTCTACTACGTCATGGAATACCTCCCCGGCATGAGCCTCCAGGACCTGGTCTCGCAGCACGGGCCGGTCTCCCCCGGCCGGCTCCTCTACCTGCTGCGTCAGGTCTGCGGAGGATTGGCCGAGGCGCACGCCCTGGGGATCATCCACCGCGATCTCAAGCCGGCCAACATCTTCGTCGCGCTCCGGGGGGGCGAGGCCGACGTCGCCAAGATCCTCGACTTCGGCCTGGTGAAGCTCACCGCCGACCCGGACGCGCCCGAGCTGACGACCGATCGCAGCGTGAGCGGAACCCCCGCCTTCATGGCCCCCGAGCAGGCGACCGGCGACCGTCCCGTCGACCCTCGTACCGACGTCTACGCCCTGGGCGCGATCGCTTACTACGCCCTCACCGGCCGCCCCCCCTTCGAGGGGACGACCGCGATGGCCGTCATGATCGCCCAGGTCCGGGACCCCGTCGTCCCCCCCTCCCAGGTCGTCGAAGGCGTGCCCGAGGACCTCGAGCGCGTGATCCTCCGCTGCCTCGCCAAGGCCCCCGACGACCGCTACGCCAACGTGAAGGCGCTGGCCCGCGACCTCGCCGCCTGCGCCTCGGCGCGAGACTGGGACGAGGACCAGGCCGAAGCCTGGTGGAACGCCCTCTCCGAGCCCGTCGCGGCTCCCGTCATCGCCTGA
- a CDS encoding Glu/Leu/Phe/Val family dehydrogenase — translation MQAFEATSFYFDQAARLLDLSDNIRTLLVTPDREVRVEVVIEMDSGRIGNFIGYRVQHDNSRGPFKGGLRYHPLVDQDEARSLASLMTWKTALVDLPFGGAKGGVNCDPSNLSRGELERLTRRFTEKIQDVIGPVKDIPAPDMGTDAQVMAWIMNEYGKYAGFNPAVVTGKPVELHGSAGREAATGYGVAIVAREMLGNMGRTIGGSTVAIQGFGNVGGHTARFLAKEGAKIVAISDAYGAVFNPDGIDVAALDRHVAVTRKVVGFEGAQASTNEELLRADVDVLIPAALGGVFDKATAEAVRARLVVEAANGPTWPEADAVFNARGIPVVPDILANAGGVIVSYFEWVQNLQNFKWPLEQIQREQEAKLVTAFHDMHDLAVRKNIPMRTAAFYRAIARVGRAHALAGI, via the coding sequence ATGCAAGCGTTCGAGGCCACCAGCTTCTATTTCGACCAGGCCGCCAGGCTGCTCGACCTGTCCGACAACATCCGGACGCTGCTCGTCACGCCCGACCGCGAGGTCCGCGTCGAGGTCGTCATCGAGATGGATTCGGGCCGGATCGGCAACTTCATCGGCTACCGGGTCCAGCACGACAACTCCCGGGGGCCGTTCAAGGGAGGCCTGCGCTATCATCCGTTGGTCGATCAGGACGAGGCCCGCTCGCTCGCCAGCCTGATGACCTGGAAGACGGCCCTGGTCGACCTCCCGTTCGGCGGCGCCAAGGGGGGGGTCAACTGCGACCCGTCGAACCTCTCTCGGGGGGAGCTCGAGCGCCTGACCCGCCGATTCACCGAGAAGATCCAGGACGTCATCGGCCCCGTCAAGGACATCCCCGCGCCCGACATGGGGACCGACGCCCAGGTGATGGCCTGGATCATGAACGAGTACGGCAAGTACGCCGGGTTCAATCCGGCCGTGGTGACCGGCAAGCCGGTCGAGCTGCACGGCTCGGCCGGGCGCGAGGCCGCCACCGGCTACGGCGTCGCGATCGTCGCTCGCGAGATGCTCGGCAACATGGGCCGGACCATCGGCGGCTCGACGGTCGCCATCCAGGGCTTCGGCAACGTCGGCGGCCACACCGCGCGGTTCCTGGCCAAGGAGGGGGCGAAGATCGTCGCCATCTCCGACGCTTACGGCGCCGTCTTCAACCCCGACGGGATCGACGTCGCCGCGCTCGACCGCCACGTCGCCGTCACCCGCAAGGTCGTCGGCTTCGAGGGCGCCCAGGCCTCGACCAACGAGGAGTTGCTGAGGGCCGACGTCGACGTCCTGATCCCCGCGGCCCTGGGGGGCGTGTTCGACAAGGCGACCGCCGAGGCCGTCCGCGCCCGGCTCGTGGTCGAGGCCGCCAACGGCCCCACCTGGCCAGAGGCCGACGCGGTCTTCAACGCCCGGGGCATCCCCGTCGTCCCGGACATCCTCGCCAACGCCGGCGGCGTCATCGTCAGCTACTTTGAATGGGTCCAGAACCTCCAGAACTTCAAATGGCCCCTGGAGCAGATCCAGCGCGAGCAAGAGGCCAAGCTGGTCACCGCGTTCCACGACATGCACGACCTGGCCGTCCGCAAGAACATCCCGATGCGGA
- a CDS encoding TolC family protein, which translates to MTTRSGRRRRDTWAWVLGMSCGLLIQATTSETALAQGGPGSAEEALPRAMGGMTPGSRESRLGTAPGTDSGPFGIQPGQDQPLLGAGGGTAVPRVPASISMPEEGPTPRARSLGAPEALPIPRAPLYGSLSLPDGEESEGPPGGMTIEEAMDRLIRENLDLRSKSLEIPQARADVLTASLRANPIFFADAQMIPYSRYTEQRPGGQTQYDVNISHPVDFSRKRRARTAYADQVMHITEAQYQDAVRLELNNLYTAYVDILSARQIFRYAQASSEGFDRLIRATELLYEKELASRADVSQVRSQKEIAAVGVLDSEENLKRAKRTLGIMLNLPPDQAEALEFTGSIEDRAPPPPPVEELVQMALACRPDVVSYRLGVRAAEAGVRLAMANRYQDAYVLFQPYTFQDNSPTGTKSAHSWALGLTVPMPLYNRNQGNIERARINVQQSQLELANVERRVHNEVVQAAREYQITRDIVGRIRSEIIPASEQSKNDRFILFQSGEANVVSYLESQRVYNDNVKAYLDTAVRHRRSMLNLNTVVGRRLLP; encoded by the coding sequence GTGACGACCCGAAGCGGCAGGAGGCGGCGGGACACGTGGGCCTGGGTTCTGGGGATGTCGTGCGGCCTGCTGATCCAGGCGACGACCTCTGAGACGGCGCTCGCCCAGGGGGGTCCGGGCTCGGCCGAGGAGGCGCTGCCCAGGGCGATGGGGGGGATGACCCCCGGCTCGCGGGAGTCTCGATTGGGGACGGCGCCCGGGACCGACTCGGGACCGTTCGGGATCCAGCCCGGTCAGGATCAACCGCTTCTGGGGGCAGGCGGCGGGACGGCGGTGCCACGCGTGCCGGCCTCGATCAGCATGCCCGAGGAGGGGCCGACCCCGCGCGCCCGGTCCCTCGGCGCTCCGGAGGCCTTGCCGATCCCCCGCGCGCCGCTGTATGGCTCGCTGTCGCTGCCGGACGGCGAGGAGTCGGAAGGCCCTCCCGGCGGCATGACGATCGAGGAGGCGATGGACCGGCTGATCCGGGAGAACCTCGACCTGCGCTCGAAGTCGCTGGAGATCCCCCAGGCCCGCGCCGACGTCCTGACGGCCAGCCTGCGGGCCAACCCGATCTTCTTCGCCGACGCCCAGATGATCCCCTACAGCCGCTACACCGAACAGCGGCCGGGCGGCCAGACCCAGTACGACGTCAACATCTCGCACCCGGTCGACTTCTCGCGCAAGCGGCGGGCCCGGACCGCCTACGCGGATCAGGTGATGCACATCACTGAAGCCCAGTACCAGGACGCCGTCCGGCTCGAGCTCAACAACCTCTACACGGCCTACGTCGACATCCTCTCCGCACGGCAGATCTTCCGCTACGCGCAGGCAAGCTCCGAGGGGTTCGATCGGCTGATCCGGGCCACCGAGCTACTCTACGAGAAGGAACTGGCCTCTCGGGCCGACGTGAGCCAGGTCCGTTCCCAGAAGGAGATCGCCGCCGTCGGGGTGCTCGACAGCGAGGAGAACCTGAAGCGCGCCAAGCGGACGCTGGGGATCATGCTGAACCTGCCGCCGGACCAGGCCGAGGCGCTGGAGTTCACCGGCTCCATCGAGGACCGCGCCCCGCCGCCGCCCCCCGTCGAGGAACTGGTTCAAATGGCGCTCGCCTGCCGTCCCGACGTCGTCTCCTACCGCCTGGGCGTGCGCGCGGCCGAGGCCGGCGTCCGGCTGGCGATGGCGAACCGCTACCAGGACGCCTACGTGCTCTTCCAGCCCTACACGTTCCAGGACAACTCGCCGACCGGGACCAAGAGCGCGCATTCCTGGGCGCTGGGCCTCACCGTCCCGATGCCGCTCTACAACCGCAACCAGGGGAACATCGAGCGGGCCCGGATCAACGTCCAGCAGTCCCAGCTCGAACTGGCGAACGTCGAGCGCCGGGTCCACAACGAGGTCGTCCAGGCGGCCCGGGAATATCAGATCACCCGCGACATCGTCGGCCGGATCCGGTCGGAGATCATCCCCGCCTCGGAGCAGTCGAAGAACGACCGGTTCATCCTGTTCCAGAGCGGCGAGGCGAACGTCGTGTCTTACCTGGAGTCCCAACGAGTCTACAACGACAACGTCAAAGCCTACCTCGACACGGCGGTCCGGCACCGGCGGAGCATGCTCAACCTGAACACCGTCGTCGGCCGTCGACTGCTCCCCTGA
- a CDS encoding ArsR/SmtB family transcription factor, translated as MAVAKAGPKSAATKAAANSAATKAAPSAAATKAAATSKATPVAAKATSGSALAKAASGRPKSVKAADQRFQQAKRASILLKHVSDPTRLQVILILAEGERHVGALCDQLSQSQPAVSHHLALLRHGNIIAPRRQGKNNFYSLTDTGAELARVVKNLIA; from the coding sequence ATGGCAGTGGCCAAAGCCGGTCCCAAATCCGCCGCGACGAAAGCGGCCGCCAACTCCGCCGCGACGAAAGCGGCCCCCAGCGCCGCCGCGACCAAGGCGGCCGCAACGTCGAAGGCGACCCCCGTCGCAGCGAAGGCGACCTCCGGCTCCGCCCTGGCGAAGGCCGCCTCCGGCCGGCCCAAGTCGGTCAAGGCGGCCGACCAGCGGTTCCAGCAGGCGAAGCGCGCCTCCATCCTGCTCAAGCACGTCAGCGACCCGACCCGGCTCCAGGTCATCCTGATCCTGGCCGAGGGCGAGCGCCACGTCGGCGCCCTCTGCGACCAGCTCAGCCAGAGCCAGCCGGCGGTCAGCCACCACCTGGCGCTGCTCCGCCACGGCAACATCATCGCCCCCCGCCGCCAGGGGAAGAACAACTTCTACAGCCTCACCGACACCGGCGCCGAACTGGCCCGCGTGGTCAAGAACCTGATCGCCTGA
- a CDS encoding creatininase family protein, whose protein sequence is MSSWKLAEITYGQVKAGPPFQAAVLPLGATEPHNLHLPYGTDTFQVDVIAARACEHAAARGARVLQLPSIPYGTETNQMEFPLAMNLNPSTLARVIADLVASLAKHGVHKLLLLNGHGGNDLKWILRELHGTTPVHLFLCNWYKVGADRSAAIFDVPEDHAGEMETSMGLAFFPGLVTLDQADEGAVRPSRFDAVARGWVELTRPWHLLTTNSGSGDPRAATAAKGEEYAELVADRVGAFLAELAAAPLDADFPFRPASE, encoded by the coding sequence ATGTCCTCCTGGAAGCTCGCCGAGATCACTTATGGACAGGTCAAGGCCGGACCCCCGTTCCAGGCGGCCGTCCTCCCCCTGGGAGCGACCGAGCCCCACAACCTCCACCTCCCCTACGGCACCGACACCTTCCAGGTCGACGTGATCGCCGCCCGCGCCTGCGAGCACGCCGCGGCCCGGGGCGCCAGGGTCCTCCAGCTCCCCTCGATCCCCTACGGGACCGAGACCAACCAGATGGAGTTCCCCCTGGCGATGAACCTCAACCCCTCGACCCTCGCCCGGGTGATCGCCGACCTCGTCGCCTCGCTCGCCAAGCACGGCGTCCACAAGCTCCTGCTGCTCAACGGCCACGGAGGCAACGACCTCAAGTGGATCCTCCGCGAACTCCACGGCACGACCCCGGTCCACCTGTTCCTGTGCAACTGGTACAAGGTCGGCGCCGACCGCTCGGCCGCGATCTTCGACGTGCCCGAGGACCACGCCGGCGAGATGGAGACCAGCATGGGCCTGGCGTTCTTCCCCGGACTCGTGACGCTCGACCAGGCCGACGAAGGGGCCGTGCGGCCCTCCCGGTTCGACGCCGTCGCCCGGGGATGGGTCGAGCTCACCCGCCCCTGGCATCTGCTCACCACCAACTCCGGCTCCGGCGACCCCCGCGCCGCCACCGCCGCCAAGGGGGAGGAGTACGCGGAACTCGTCGCCGACCGCGTCGGGGCGTTCCTGGCCGAACTCGCCGCCGCTCCCCTCGACGCCGACTTCCCGTTCCGACCCGCCTCGGAATAA
- a CDS encoding DUF1559 domain-containing protein, giving the protein MSKRRAFTLIELLVVIAIIAVLIALLLPAVQAAREAARRAQCTNNLKQLGLAMHNYHSSLNVFPVGFLYPRASQVYPGVPALHYRWSVLAQLSPYLEQSTVYNALNMDWPIAAGPSNVLGTSPWTPFGANTTVMAAKVAFFLCPSDSTPPPTTLPGGVLSGPSNYQFCTGDGSPGSATPGDAGLSVGANGAFVLGPPQSASSISDGLSGTIAASEQLIGTAGGGAATVVGANPPVDVRRAAAIGSTPLSDAGCAAPTGWRLDKGFGWWDGDYRTTLYNHYLAPNARQFDCWQSSPPHNPAIKTARSNHAGGVSALFCDGHVQFVKDSVSLPTWRSIATRNGGEVVSSDSL; this is encoded by the coding sequence ATGTCGAAGCGAAGAGCTTTCACGCTGATCGAGCTTCTCGTGGTGATCGCGATCATCGCCGTGCTGATCGCGCTGCTGTTGCCGGCCGTGCAGGCGGCGCGGGAAGCCGCGAGACGGGCGCAATGCACGAACAACCTGAAGCAGCTCGGGCTGGCGATGCACAACTATCATTCGTCGCTGAACGTCTTCCCGGTGGGCTTCCTCTACCCGAGGGCGAGCCAGGTCTACCCCGGGGTTCCGGCTTTGCATTACCGGTGGTCGGTGCTGGCGCAACTGTCGCCGTACCTGGAGCAGTCCACGGTCTACAACGCGCTCAACATGGACTGGCCGATCGCGGCGGGACCGTCGAACGTGCTGGGGACCTCGCCCTGGACGCCGTTCGGGGCGAACACGACGGTGATGGCGGCGAAGGTCGCGTTCTTCCTCTGCCCGAGCGACTCCACGCCGCCGCCGACGACCCTGCCGGGGGGCGTCCTCTCGGGGCCTTCGAACTACCAGTTCTGCACCGGCGACGGCTCGCCCGGCAGCGCGACCCCCGGGGACGCGGGGCTGTCGGTCGGGGCCAACGGCGCGTTCGTGCTGGGGCCGCCGCAGTCGGCTTCGAGCATCTCCGACGGGCTGAGCGGCACGATCGCCGCGTCCGAGCAACTGATCGGCACCGCCGGCGGAGGAGCCGCGACCGTCGTGGGCGCGAACCCTCCCGTCGACGTCCGCCGCGCCGCCGCAATCGGCTCCACCCCTCTGAGCGACGCCGGATGCGCGGCCCCGACCGGCTGGCGGCTCGACAAGGGCTTCGGCTGGTGGGACGGCGACTATCGCACGACGCTGTATAATCACTACCTGGCGCCCAACGCCCGGCAGTTCGACTGCTGGCAGTCGAGCCCGCCCCACAACCCGGCGATCAAGACGGCCCGGAGCAACCACGCCGGGGGCGTCTCCGCCCTCTTCTGCGACGGCCACGTCCAGTTCGTCAAGGATTCGGTGAGCCTGCCGACCTGGCGGTCGATCGCCACCCGCAACGGCGGCGAAGTCGTCTCGTCGGACTCGCTCTGA